The following proteins are encoded in a genomic region of Actinomadura sp. NAK00032:
- a CDS encoding cytochrome ubiquinol oxidase subunit I yields MDALMLARVQFALTAGTHFLFVALTLGLATLVALTQTRAAVSGSAVHARMVRFWGQLYVVNYAVGIVTGLVMEFQFGLNWSGLSRVSGSVFGAPLALETIIAFFVESTFLGLWIFGWDRLNRWVHLALIWVVTLTAYLSAYFVLVANGWLQRPVGFEMVDGTARLTDAGALLANPTAVLAFFHVLFGGLLTAGFFMAGVSGFHLLRRTAEVEFFRRSMRIGLLTVVVSVMPVVVFGGMQFQYTQPTKTGGDRAAEAVADFTARFGPGDYMAPGPAAVGEALMVMMWSLMVLVAGVALVKLPFGRWLVRGRVFHVLMIVSVPLPYVAMVSGWVFREVGRQPWMVYGVLRTEDALSPGVGAGTVAVSFAAFSVLFAVLFGVNAWLLARFARRGPEGAGLGAAPPAEPPVPAMSPTF; encoded by the coding sequence GTGGACGCGCTGATGCTGGCGCGGGTGCAGTTCGCGTTGACGGCGGGAACGCATTTCCTGTTCGTGGCGCTGACGCTGGGTCTGGCGACGCTGGTGGCGTTGACGCAGACGCGGGCGGCGGTGTCGGGCAGTGCGGTGCATGCGCGGATGGTGCGGTTCTGGGGCCAGTTGTACGTCGTGAACTATGCGGTGGGGATCGTTACGGGGCTGGTGATGGAGTTCCAGTTCGGATTGAACTGGTCGGGTCTGTCGCGGGTGTCGGGGAGCGTGTTCGGGGCGCCGCTGGCGCTGGAGACGATCATCGCGTTCTTCGTGGAGTCGACGTTCCTGGGGTTGTGGATCTTCGGGTGGGACCGGTTGAACCGGTGGGTGCATCTGGCGCTGATCTGGGTGGTGACGCTGACGGCGTACCTGTCGGCGTATTTCGTGCTGGTGGCGAACGGGTGGCTGCAGCGTCCGGTGGGGTTCGAGATGGTGGACGGGACGGCGCGGCTGACCGATGCGGGGGCGCTGCTGGCGAATCCGACGGCGGTGCTGGCGTTCTTCCATGTGCTGTTCGGGGGGTTGCTGACGGCGGGGTTCTTCATGGCGGGGGTGAGTGGTTTCCATCTGCTGCGGCGGACGGCGGAGGTGGAGTTCTTCCGGCGGTCGATGCGGATCGGGTTGCTGACGGTGGTCGTGTCGGTGATGCCGGTGGTGGTGTTCGGGGGGATGCAGTTCCAGTACACGCAGCCGACGAAGACGGGTGGGGACCGTGCGGCGGAGGCGGTGGCGGACTTCACGGCGCGGTTCGGGCCGGGTGACTACATGGCGCCGGGGCCGGCTGCGGTCGGTGAGGCGCTGATGGTGATGATGTGGTCGCTGATGGTGCTGGTGGCCGGGGTGGCTTTGGTGAAGTTGCCGTTCGGGCGGTGGCTGGTGCGGGGGCGGGTGTTCCACGTGCTGATGATCGTGTCGGTGCCGCTGCCGTATGTGGCGATGGTGTCGGGGTGGGTGTTCCGTGAGGTGGGTCGGCAGCCGTGGATGGTGTATGGGGTGCTGAGGACCGAGGACGCGTTGTCGCCGGGGGTGGGTGCGGGGACGGTGGCGGTGTCGTTCGCGGCGTTCTCGGTGCTGTTCGCGGTGCTGTTCGGGGTGAACGCGTGGCTGCTGGCGCGGTTCGCGCGGCGGGGGCCGGAGGGGGCGGGGCTGGGGGCTGCTCCCCCGGCGGAGCCGCCGGTCCCGGCGATGAGTCCGACGTTCTGA
- the cydC gene encoding thiol reductant ABC exporter subunit CydC, producing the protein MTGTGGTRGMQGARGVWGAVRPHAVRLVAAGLAGAAAELCGLGLIAAAAWLIARAAQRPELAALSLAIVAVRGFALAKGSLRYVERLAGHDAALRALAELRGRVFDALAASPAAVRGRVRGGAGVRDGEALTRMVSDVDAVQDLLLRCVLPAFAAVVCGGAGVAVCAAVEVEAGLVVAAGVLVAGVALPVAAAVAGGRAAARAAAGREALAVASLDVLEGAADLAVFGASGRFAARAGDAAGRLEAAERSGARVAALVAGAGFAVQGAVVAAAVWAGLGAGVDEVGAAVLALTALVAVESVLPLAGAAQRLREVWPGVRRVGAVLAAPAEPAVSCPVAVPRGPLEVELLGVRVSYGGCVALDGVDLRVGRGRRVAVVGASGAGKSTLLAAVSGEVPAVSGAVLLGGRAVARYAPGDVRAAVRGLAQDAHVFAGTVRANLLLARPGAGEAELAAAAARARFAEVVEALPQGWDTVVGAGGRGLSGGQRQRLLLARALLADPPVLVLDEPAEALDPVAADALTRDLLEAPGGGTLLLVTHRLAPLGAADEVVVMDRGRVVQRGRHEELVAVPGAYRDLWEAELLAA; encoded by the coding sequence GTGACCGGGACGGGCGGGACGCGGGGCATGCAGGGGGCGCGGGGTGTGTGGGGTGCGGTGCGGCCGCATGCGGTGCGGCTGGTGGCGGCGGGCTTGGCGGGTGCGGCGGCGGAGCTGTGCGGGCTGGGGCTGATCGCGGCGGCGGCGTGGCTGATCGCGCGGGCGGCGCAGCGGCCGGAGCTGGCGGCGCTGTCGCTGGCGATCGTGGCGGTGCGGGGGTTCGCGCTGGCGAAGGGGTCGCTGCGGTATGTGGAGCGGCTGGCGGGTCATGACGCGGCGCTGCGGGCGCTGGCGGAGTTGCGGGGGCGGGTGTTCGACGCGCTGGCGGCGTCGCCCGCGGCGGTGCGTGGGCGGGTGCGCGGGGGTGCGGGGGTGCGGGACGGTGAGGCGCTGACGCGGATGGTGTCGGATGTGGACGCGGTGCAGGATCTGCTGCTGCGGTGCGTGCTGCCGGCGTTCGCGGCGGTGGTGTGCGGGGGTGCGGGGGTGGCGGTGTGCGCGGCGGTGGAGGTGGAGGCGGGGCTGGTGGTGGCGGCCGGTGTGCTGGTGGCGGGTGTGGCGCTGCCGGTGGCGGCGGCGGTGGCGGGTGGCCGGGCGGCGGCGCGGGCCGCGGCGGGGCGTGAGGCGTTGGCGGTGGCGTCGCTGGACGTGCTGGAGGGGGCGGCGGATCTGGCGGTGTTCGGTGCGTCGGGCCGGTTCGCGGCGCGGGCGGGGGACGCGGCGGGGCGGCTGGAGGCCGCGGAGCGGTCGGGGGCGCGGGTGGCGGCGCTGGTGGCCGGGGCGGGTTTCGCGGTGCAGGGCGCGGTGGTGGCCGCGGCGGTGTGGGCGGGGCTGGGTGCGGGTGTGGACGAGGTGGGTGCGGCGGTGCTGGCGTTGACGGCGCTGGTGGCGGTGGAGTCGGTGCTGCCGCTGGCGGGGGCGGCGCAGCGGTTGCGGGAGGTGTGGCCGGGGGTGCGGCGGGTGGGTGCGGTGCTGGCGGCTCCTGCGGAGCCGGCGGTGTCGTGTCCGGTGGCGGTGCCGCGGGGTCCGCTGGAGGTGGAGCTGCTGGGGGTGCGGGTCAGCTATGGCGGGTGTGTGGCGTTGGACGGGGTGGACCTGCGGGTGGGGCGGGGCCGGCGGGTCGCGGTGGTGGGGGCGAGCGGGGCGGGTAAGAGCACGCTGCTGGCGGCGGTGTCGGGTGAGGTGCCGGCGGTGTCGGGGGCGGTTCTGCTGGGCGGGCGGGCGGTGGCCCGGTACGCGCCCGGGGATGTGCGGGCGGCGGTGCGGGGGCTGGCGCAGGACGCGCACGTGTTCGCCGGGACGGTGCGGGCGAACCTGCTGCTGGCGCGTCCGGGCGCGGGTGAGGCCGAGCTCGCGGCGGCGGCGGCGCGGGCGCGGTTCGCCGAGGTGGTGGAGGCGCTGCCGCAGGGGTGGGACACGGTGGTGGGCGCGGGCGGGCGGGGCTTGTCGGGCGGGCAGCGGCAGCGGCTGCTGCTGGCGCGGGCGCTGCTGGCCGATCCGCCGGTGCTGGTGCTGGACGAGCCGGCGGAGGCGCTGGATCCGGTGGCGGCGGACGCGTTGACGCGGGATCTGCTGGAGGCGCCGGGCGGGGGGACGCTGCTGCTGGTGACGCATCGGCTGGCGCCGCTGGGTGCGGCGGACGAGGTGGTGGTGATGGATCGGGGGCGGGTGGTGCAGCGGGGCCGGCATGAGGAGCTGGTGGCGGTGCCGGGCGCTTACCGGGATCTGTGGGAGGCGGAGCTGCTGGCGGCGTAG
- a CDS encoding gas vesicle protein K has protein sequence MTEHAPHHDQHDHHHHRYRGREPVTGEVSVHDPAPGAPFTDDLRTGPAGAGPVRAAPARERDLRERSSRTMQRLRSDPETVERDLVKLVLTLVELIRQLMERQALRRAEGGDLTDGQIEDLGLALMRLEEAMTRLKDHFGLDDHDLNLDLGPLGPLLPDD, from the coding sequence GTGACCGAGCACGCCCCCCACCACGACCAGCACGACCACCATCACCACCGGTACCGGGGCCGGGAGCCGGTGACGGGGGAGGTGTCGGTGCACGACCCCGCCCCCGGCGCCCCGTTCACCGACGACCTGCGCACCGGCCCCGCCGGGGCCGGTCCGGTACGGGCGGCGCCCGCCCGGGAGCGGGACCTGCGCGAGCGGTCGTCCCGGACGATGCAGCGGCTGCGGTCCGACCCCGAGACGGTCGAGCGGGACCTGGTCAAGCTCGTCCTCACCCTGGTCGAGCTGATCCGGCAGCTCATGGAGCGGCAGGCGCTGCGCCGCGCCGAGGGCGGCGACCTCACCGACGGGCAGATCGAGGACCTCGGGCTGGCGCTGATGCGGCTGGAGGAGGCCATGACCCGGCTCAAGGACCACTTCGGCCTCGACGACCACGACCTCAACCTCGACCTGGGCCCCCTCGGCCCCCTCCTGCCCGACGACTGA
- the gvpJ gene encoding gas vesicle protein GvpJ, translating to MTAVLDHGADAPLERIVLVDLLDRLLAGGVVIAGDLVISIAGVDLVQVSLRALITTVRDELLPEEDRP from the coding sequence GTGACGGCCGTCCTGGACCACGGCGCCGACGCCCCGCTGGAGCGGATCGTGCTGGTGGACCTGCTCGACCGGCTGCTGGCCGGCGGCGTCGTCATCGCCGGCGACCTGGTGATCTCCATCGCGGGGGTCGACCTGGTGCAGGTGTCGCTGCGGGCGCTGATCACCACCGTCCGCGACGAGCTGCTGCCCGAGGAGGACCGCCCGTGA
- a CDS encoding PLP-dependent aminotransferase family protein codes for MHRSNDDETHRAITRGSDFLQLDPADAPPGGLADWLARRLRDAIADGRLPVGARLPPTRTLAADLRVSRGVVTDAYQRLTDEGHIAGRGRAGTVVVAAPLTPFTAPPATRPHPAGPSLAAPFHGAPGADAFDALRAAPARIDLTPGVPDLSAFPRAAWQRAERTVLRDLPAAALGYGDPRGAPALRTAVADWLARNRGIRADPAAIVITAGTAQALGLIARVLTAAGTRTVAVEDPGSLGVRQHLRHGALDTPPVPVDADGIRVDHLRATAAPAVLLTPAHQFPTGAVLSGHRRRDLMAWAAAGGLIIEDDYDAEHRYDRPPVPALRSLLTDRVFYAGSVSKLLAPALRTGWLLPPPAFLDAVIAEKRFADLGNAALPQLVLAELMASGAMERALRPLRTRHRRRRDTMIDAIRAHLPGAAVHGAAAGLHLTLTLHPSTDDTALAAAALREGVKAQPLSWHAQRPGPPGLVLGYAAATATDITDGIAALGRALKTLT; via the coding sequence GTGCACAGGTCCAATGACGACGAAACCCACCGGGCCATAACTCGCGGGTCGGACTTCCTGCAGCTCGACCCCGCCGATGCCCCGCCCGGCGGCCTGGCCGACTGGCTCGCCCGGCGGCTCCGCGACGCCATCGCCGACGGCCGCCTGCCCGTCGGCGCCCGCCTCCCGCCGACCCGCACCCTCGCCGCCGACCTGCGCGTCTCCCGCGGCGTCGTCACCGACGCCTACCAGCGCCTCACCGACGAAGGCCACATCGCCGGACGCGGCCGCGCCGGCACCGTCGTCGTCGCCGCCCCCCTCACCCCGTTCACCGCCCCGCCCGCCACGCGGCCGCACCCCGCCGGCCCCTCCCTCGCCGCCCCGTTCCACGGCGCACCCGGCGCCGACGCCTTCGACGCCCTGCGCGCCGCACCCGCCCGCATCGACCTCACCCCCGGCGTCCCCGACCTGTCGGCCTTCCCCCGCGCCGCCTGGCAGCGCGCCGAACGCACCGTCCTGCGCGACCTGCCCGCCGCCGCCCTCGGCTACGGCGACCCCCGCGGCGCCCCCGCCCTGCGCACCGCCGTCGCCGACTGGCTCGCCCGCAACCGCGGCATCCGCGCCGACCCCGCCGCCATCGTCATCACCGCCGGCACCGCCCAGGCCCTCGGCCTGATCGCCCGCGTCCTCACCGCCGCCGGCACCCGCACCGTCGCCGTCGAGGACCCCGGCTCCCTCGGCGTCCGCCAGCACCTGCGCCACGGCGCCCTGGACACCCCGCCCGTCCCCGTCGACGCCGACGGCATCCGCGTCGACCACCTGCGCGCCACCGCCGCGCCCGCCGTCCTGCTCACCCCCGCCCACCAGTTCCCGACCGGCGCCGTCCTGTCCGGGCACCGCCGCCGCGACCTGATGGCCTGGGCCGCCGCCGGCGGACTGATCATCGAGGACGACTACGACGCCGAGCACCGCTACGACCGCCCGCCCGTCCCCGCCCTGCGCTCCCTGCTCACCGACCGCGTCTTCTACGCCGGCAGCGTCTCCAAACTCCTGGCCCCCGCCCTGCGCACCGGCTGGCTCCTGCCGCCCCCCGCCTTCCTGGACGCCGTCATCGCCGAGAAGCGCTTCGCCGACCTCGGCAACGCCGCCCTGCCCCAGCTCGTCCTCGCCGAACTGATGGCCTCCGGCGCCATGGAACGCGCCCTGCGGCCGCTGCGCACCCGGCACCGCCGCCGCCGCGACACCATGATCGACGCGATCCGCGCGCACCTGCCCGGCGCAGCCGTCCACGGCGCCGCCGCCGGCCTGCACCTCACCCTCACCCTGCACCCGAGCACCGACGACACCGCCCTGGCCGCGGCCGCCCTCCGCGAAGGAGTCAAAGCGCAGCCGCTGTCGTGGCACGCCCAGCGCCCCGGCCCGCCCGGCCTCGTCCTCGGCTACGCCGCCGCCACCGCCACCGACATCACCGACGGCATCGCCGCCCTCGGCCGCGCCCTCAAAACCCTCACCTGA
- a CDS encoding ATP-binding cassette domain-containing protein, whose product MAAAEAVFGALEVPAPPPPGRVVPGGGVPEIVLEEVTVRYPGSAEPALDGVSLRVAAGERVAVTGPSGAGKSTLLLVLAGLVVPESGRVLVDGVDLAELDAAAWRARLGWVPQRPHLFAASVADNIRLGDPGAGDAQVRAAARAAAADFVEGLPEGFATVLGEGGAGVSAGQRQRLAVARAFLSGGPVMLLDEPTARLDLGSERVLVEAAGRLLAGRTAVVVAHRPALLGLVDRVVRLEGGRIEAAREKKEEAA is encoded by the coding sequence GTGGCCGCGGCGGAGGCGGTGTTCGGGGCGCTGGAGGTGCCCGCTCCCCCGCCGCCGGGGCGGGTGGTTCCGGGGGGCGGGGTGCCGGAGATCGTGCTGGAGGAGGTGACGGTGCGGTATCCGGGGTCGGCGGAGCCGGCGCTGGACGGGGTGTCGTTGCGGGTGGCGGCGGGTGAGCGGGTGGCGGTGACGGGCCCGTCGGGTGCGGGCAAGTCGACGCTGCTGCTGGTGTTGGCGGGGCTGGTGGTTCCGGAGTCGGGGCGGGTGCTGGTGGACGGGGTGGATCTGGCGGAGCTGGACGCGGCGGCGTGGCGGGCGCGGCTGGGGTGGGTGCCGCAGCGCCCGCACCTGTTCGCGGCGTCGGTGGCCGACAACATCCGGCTGGGTGATCCGGGGGCGGGGGACGCGCAGGTGCGGGCGGCGGCGCGGGCGGCGGCCGCGGATTTCGTGGAGGGTCTGCCGGAGGGGTTCGCGACGGTGCTGGGTGAGGGCGGTGCGGGGGTGTCGGCGGGGCAGCGGCAGCGGCTGGCGGTGGCGCGGGCGTTCCTGTCGGGCGGGCCGGTGATGCTGCTGGACGAGCCGACGGCGCGGCTGGATCTGGGGAGTGAGCGGGTGCTGGTGGAGGCGGCGGGGCGGTTGCTGGCGGGGCGGACGGCGGTGGTGGTGGCGCATCGTCCGGCGCTGCTGGGGCTGGTGGACCGGGTGGTGCGGCTGGAGGGTGGCCGGATCGAGGCTGCGCGGGAGAAGAAGGAGGAGGCGGCGTGA
- a CDS encoding ABC transporter transmembrane domain-containing protein, which produces MKAVERRLLGLLPRRVVAVLGVLAAGQGVLLVVQAELLVRAVAGLEAGPLPWLAGAVAVRAVLAWAVTVVAGRAAARVKRGLRAGLLGVPAGDAGARVTLLTRGLDAVDPFFTGYVPQLLAVCVVPPLVLVRLFTVDWASALVVAVTLPLVPVFGALVGMRTAALTGRQWGLLQRLGGHFRDVLAGLGTLRAFGRTGHQSVVVRELAGEHRRATVRALRVAFLSSLVLELVCALSVALVAVPVGLRLLDGRMVLASGLLVLVLTPEWSPPGSMKSFKPA; this is translated from the coding sequence GTGAAGGCGGTCGAGCGGCGTCTGCTGGGGTTGCTGCCCCGGCGGGTGGTGGCGGTGCTGGGTGTGCTGGCGGCGGGGCAGGGTGTCCTGCTGGTGGTGCAGGCGGAGTTGCTGGTGCGGGCGGTGGCGGGGCTGGAGGCGGGTCCGCTGCCGTGGCTCGCGGGTGCGGTGGCTGTGCGGGCGGTGCTGGCGTGGGCGGTGACGGTGGTGGCGGGCCGGGCGGCGGCGCGGGTGAAGCGGGGGCTGCGGGCGGGTCTGCTGGGTGTTCCGGCGGGTGATGCGGGGGCGCGGGTGACGTTGCTGACGCGGGGTTTGGACGCGGTGGATCCGTTCTTCACCGGGTATGTGCCGCAGTTGCTGGCGGTGTGTGTGGTGCCGCCGCTGGTGCTGGTGCGGTTGTTCACGGTGGATTGGGCGTCGGCGCTGGTGGTGGCGGTGACGTTGCCGCTGGTTCCGGTGTTCGGGGCGCTGGTGGGGATGCGGACGGCGGCGTTGACGGGCCGGCAGTGGGGGCTGCTGCAGCGGTTGGGCGGGCATTTCCGGGATGTGCTGGCGGGGCTGGGGACGTTGCGGGCGTTCGGCCGGACGGGGCATCAGTCGGTGGTGGTGCGGGAGCTGGCGGGTGAGCATCGGCGGGCGACGGTGCGGGCGCTGCGGGTGGCGTTCTTGTCGTCGCTGGTGCTGGAGCTGGTGTGTGCGTTGTCGGTGGCGCTGGTGGCGGTGCCGGTGGGGTTGCGTCTGCTGGACGGGCGGATGGTGCTGGCGTCGGGGCTGCTGGTGCTGGTGTTGACGCCGGAGTGGAGTCCACCGGGTTCGATGAAGTCCTTCAAGCCAGCGTGA
- a CDS encoding GvpL/GvpF family gas vesicle protein — translation MTGTTDTGTTDTGGGSAVYLYGVARGLDPAALGGAAGVGGAPVRGVAAGGLTALVSTVALADYGEAALRANLEDLAWLEATARAHHDVVDRAARTAPTAPVRIATIYRDDGRVAEVLAAQGERFAEILDLVSGRAEWGVKAYADPAALRGGTDPGGGLEPTAEPLTGPNPTGPHAGPHAGGAPAAGAGTAYLQRRQQERRRRADAGRRAAEQAAAVHAELTDHAVASRHHPPQDPRLSGRAGTQILNAAYLLDEEQAPGFLAVARAAGDRLPGIEVEVTGPWPPYSFIEAAAPARTPGDA, via the coding sequence ATGACCGGCACCACCGACACCGGCACCACCGACACCGGCGGCGGCAGCGCCGTCTACCTGTACGGGGTGGCGCGGGGCCTGGACCCGGCCGCGCTCGGCGGCGCCGCCGGGGTGGGCGGCGCACCCGTGCGCGGCGTCGCCGCCGGCGGCCTGACCGCGCTGGTCAGCACCGTCGCGCTCGCCGACTACGGCGAGGCCGCGCTGCGCGCCAACCTGGAGGACCTGGCGTGGCTGGAGGCCACCGCCCGCGCCCACCACGACGTGGTGGACCGCGCCGCGCGCACCGCCCCCACCGCCCCGGTGCGGATCGCCACGATCTACCGCGACGACGGCCGCGTCGCCGAGGTGCTGGCGGCGCAGGGCGAGCGGTTCGCCGAGATCCTCGACCTGGTCTCCGGCCGCGCGGAATGGGGCGTGAAGGCCTACGCCGACCCCGCCGCACTGCGCGGCGGCACCGACCCCGGTGGGGGGCTCGAGCCCACGGCCGAGCCCCTCACCGGCCCCAACCCCACCGGCCCGCACGCCGGCCCGCACGCCGGCGGCGCACCGGCCGCCGGTGCGGGCACGGCGTACCTGCAGCGCCGGCAGCAGGAGCGCCGCCGGCGCGCCGACGCGGGACGCCGGGCCGCCGAGCAGGCCGCCGCCGTCCACGCCGAGCTCACCGACCACGCCGTGGCGTCCCGGCACCACCCGCCGCAGGACCCGCGCCTGTCCGGCCGCGCCGGCACGCAGATCCTCAACGCCGCCTACCTGCTGGACGAGGAGCAGGCGCCGGGGTTCCTGGCGGTGGCGCGCGCGGCGGGGGACCGGCTGCCCGGCATCGAGGTGGAGGTGACGGGGCCCTGGCCGCCGTACTCCTTCATCGAGGCCGCCGCGCCCGCCCGGACGCCGGGGGACGCGTGA
- a CDS encoding IS3 family transposase (programmed frameshift) — MAAPRKYPQELRDRAVRLALESDRPIAQIAADLGIHREALRTWVRQAQADAGKRPEQLTTAERDELKRLRRENTELKRANEILKAASALFAAELGQPPDEVVMLVDHLRDRFGVEPVCRVLDLCPGTYYGRKRRPPSARAQRDAVLTEHIEAVHQASYGTYGAYRVHRQLRRQGVQVARCTVERLMRAHGLQGVHRRDRRRTTTPDESAPRPPDLVNRQFTADRPDRLWLADITYVRTWEGWVYVAFVLDAFSRRIVGWQLADHLRTDLPLDALEMALWQRGRERPVQPGTLIHHSDRGCQYVSFRYTTRLADLGVTASVGSVADSYDNAMAESLNATFKTELIHRRTWRTRDQVEYAIVEWVGWYNHRRLHTAIGDVPPVEYETAYYRSINTPAPTGAR; from the exons ATGGCAGCACCACGCAAATACCCCCAGGAGCTCCGGGACCGGGCCGTGCGGCTGGCGCTGGAGTCCGATCGGCCGATCGCGCAGATCGCCGCCGATCTGGGCATTCACCGCGAAGCCCTGCGCACCTGGGTCCGCCAAGCTCAGGCCGACGCCGGAAAGCGCCCCGAGCAGCTGACCACCGCCGAGCGTGACGAGCTCAAGCGGCTGCGCCGTGAGAACACCGAACTCAAGCGGGCCAACGAGATATTGAAGGCCGCCAGCGCGCTTTTCGCCGCCGAGCTCGGCCAGCCCC CGGACGAAGTAGTCATGCTGGTCGACCACCTGCGTGACCGCTTCGGGGTCGAGCCGGTCTGCCGGGTCCTGGACCTGTGCCCGGGCACCTACTACGGCCGCAAACGCCGCCCGCCCTCAGCCCGCGCCCAACGCGATGCTGTACTGACAGAGCACATCGAGGCCGTTCATCAGGCCAGTTATGGCACCTACGGTGCCTACCGCGTGCACAGGCAACTGCGCCGACAAGGCGTCCAGGTGGCGCGCTGCACGGTGGAACGGCTGATGCGCGCCCATGGCCTGCAGGGCGTGCACCGCCGCGACCGGCGGCGCACCACCACACCTGACGAGTCTGCGCCGCGACCGCCGGACCTGGTCAATCGGCAGTTCACCGCCGACCGGCCGGACCGGTTGTGGCTGGCCGACATCACGTATGTGCGCACCTGGGAGGGGTGGGTGTACGTGGCGTTCGTGCTGGACGCCTTCTCCCGCCGCATCGTGGGCTGGCAACTGGCCGACCACCTGCGCACCGACCTGCCGCTGGACGCACTGGAGATGGCACTGTGGCAACGCGGCCGCGAACGGCCGGTGCAACCGGGCACCCTGATCCATCATTCCGACAGGGGCTGCCAATACGTCAGCTTCCGCTACACCACCCGGCTGGCCGACCTGGGCGTGACCGCCTCGGTCGGCTCGGTCGCCGATTCATATGACAATGCGATGGCCGAGTCGCTGAACGCCACCTTCAAGACCGAGCTGATCCACCGCCGCACCTGGCGAACCCGCGACCAGGTCGAGTACGCCATCGTCGAATGGGTCGGCTGGTACAACCACCGCCGGCTGCACACCGCCATCGGCGATGTCCCACCTGTCGAGTACGAGACCGCGTACTACCGTTCCATCAACACACCAGCGCCGACCGGCGCCAGGTAA
- a CDS encoding methyltransferase domain-containing protein, with product METTTTTAGIGAQPAGYVHGYSVREARRLGDQADALAELLHGGTSYPAGSRVLEAGCGVGAQTVHLVARSPGAQVTAMDVSAASLARARARVAAEHPGARVQWCRADLYDLPFGDGEFDHVFVCFVLEHLPDPRAALAGLRRVLRPGGTLTVVEGDHGSAFLHPDSAHARAVIAHQVALQAAAGGDALIGRRLRPLLADAGYAGVAAGPRTVYTDRDRPGLAEAFTRATFTAMMASVRDEAVAAGLATPGDWDRGVADLLQAAGPEGTFHYTFFKATAVNPG from the coding sequence ATGGAGACAACGACGACGACGGCCGGGATCGGCGCGCAGCCGGCCGGCTATGTGCACGGATATTCGGTCCGGGAGGCGCGGCGGCTCGGCGACCAGGCCGACGCGCTCGCCGAGCTGCTGCACGGCGGGACGTCCTACCCGGCGGGCAGCAGGGTGCTGGAGGCCGGCTGCGGGGTCGGCGCGCAGACGGTGCACCTGGTGGCCCGCTCCCCCGGCGCCCAGGTGACCGCGATGGACGTGTCGGCGGCGTCGCTGGCGCGGGCCCGCGCCCGGGTCGCGGCCGAGCATCCCGGCGCGCGGGTGCAGTGGTGCCGCGCCGACCTGTACGACCTGCCGTTCGGCGACGGCGAGTTCGACCACGTGTTCGTCTGCTTCGTGCTGGAGCATCTGCCGGATCCGCGGGCCGCGCTGGCGGGGCTGCGGCGGGTGCTGCGGCCCGGCGGGACGCTGACGGTGGTGGAGGGCGACCACGGGTCGGCGTTCCTGCACCCCGACAGCGCCCACGCCCGCGCCGTGATCGCGCACCAGGTGGCGTTGCAGGCCGCGGCGGGCGGGGACGCGCTGATCGGGCGGCGGCTGCGTCCGCTGCTGGCCGACGCCGGGTACGCGGGGGTGGCGGCCGGGCCCCGCACGGTGTACACCGACCGGGACCGGCCGGGCCTGGCGGAGGCGTTCACGCGCGCCACGTTCACCGCGATGATGGCGTCGGTGCGGGACGAGGCGGTCGCGGCGGGGCTGGCCACGCCCGGCGACTGGGACCGCGGTGTCGCCGACCTGCTGCAGGCCGCCGGGCCGGAGGGGACGTTCCATTACACGTTCTTCAAGGCGACGGCGGTGAACCCGGGCTGA
- a CDS encoding cytochrome d ubiquinol oxidase subunit II produces MDSLAVLLLAVFAGGYLVLAGADVGVGMLLPWLGRDQRERRLVIASFAPFFLGNEVWLVAAAGLVAGAFPGLEHRLLEELYPLVVVLLIGWVVRDTGLWLRGRVDAAAWRSLWDGAIVAGSWALALAWGSVLGSVVAGGGLNAGSVLGLPLAALFAWHGAGFARWRLPAGPAARAARFPSRYGLSALVMAGAPVVAGVEVPWSEVVAAGGGLTLTVVGTVVVLPFLLGSQALVWWTFRGRVEAPSYL; encoded by the coding sequence ATGGATTCTCTCGCGGTGCTGTTGCTGGCGGTGTTCGCCGGCGGGTATCTGGTGCTGGCCGGCGCGGATGTCGGGGTGGGGATGCTGTTGCCCTGGCTGGGGCGGGATCAGCGGGAGCGGCGGTTGGTGATCGCGTCGTTCGCGCCGTTCTTCCTGGGCAACGAGGTGTGGCTGGTGGCGGCGGCGGGGCTGGTGGCGGGTGCGTTCCCGGGGTTGGAGCACCGGCTGCTGGAGGAGTTGTATCCGCTGGTGGTGGTGCTGCTGATCGGCTGGGTGGTGCGGGACACGGGGTTGTGGCTGCGGGGGCGGGTGGACGCGGCGGCGTGGCGGTCGCTGTGGGACGGCGCGATCGTGGCGGGCAGTTGGGCGCTGGCGCTGGCGTGGGGGTCGGTGCTGGGTTCGGTGGTGGCGGGCGGCGGGTTGAACGCCGGGAGTGTGCTGGGGCTGCCGCTGGCGGCGCTGTTCGCGTGGCATGGTGCGGGGTTCGCGCGGTGGCGGCTGCCGGCGGGGCCGGCGGCGCGGGCGGCGCGGTTCCCGTCGCGGTACGGGTTGTCGGCGCTGGTGATGGCGGGTGCGCCGGTGGTGGCGGGTGTGGAGGTGCCGTGGTCGGAGGTGGTGGCCGCGGGTGGCGGGCTGACGTTGACGGTGGTGGGGACGGTGGTGGTGCTGCCGTTCCTGCTGGGGTCGCAGGCGTTGGTGTGGTGGACGTTCCGGGGGCGGGTCGAGGCCCCGTCGTACCTGTAG